One Thiobacillus sp. genomic region harbors:
- the aroG gene encoding 3-deoxy-7-phosphoheptulonate synthase AroG — translation MTGYRTDDTRIEQGDELLAPMQVMRELKASETALKTTFDGRKQIHDVLRGADDRLVVIVGPCSIHDTRAAMEYAHKLKALATELARELVVVMRVYFEKPRTTVGWKGLINDPHLNESFDINEGLRLARKLLLEINEQGLPCGTEFLDLISPQYIADLVSWGAIGARTTESQSHRQLASGLSCPVGFKNGTDGNIRIAVDAIKAANAPHHFVSITKSGHVAVFRTAGNEDCHVILRGGKKPNFDAESVSQVCTDLAAAGLRPQVMIDLSHANSSKQFERQIEVGQDVARQIAAGDERIMGVMIESHLSPGRQDLVPGKPLAYGQSITDACIGWDATEPLLRELAAAVQARRLAEPRRDE, via the coding sequence ATGACGGGCTACCGTACCGATGACACCCGGATCGAACAGGGCGATGAACTGCTGGCCCCCATGCAGGTCATGCGCGAGCTGAAGGCCTCGGAGACGGCCCTCAAGACCACTTTCGACGGGCGCAAGCAGATACATGACGTGCTGCGGGGTGCCGACGACCGTCTGGTGGTCATCGTCGGGCCCTGCTCCATCCACGACACCAGGGCGGCCATGGAGTACGCCCACAAGCTCAAGGCCCTGGCGACGGAACTGGCCCGGGAACTGGTGGTGGTCATGCGGGTGTACTTCGAGAAACCCCGCACCACCGTGGGCTGGAAGGGGCTCATCAACGATCCCCACCTGAACGAGAGCTTCGACATCAACGAGGGCCTGCGCCTGGCCCGCAAGCTGCTCCTGGAGATCAACGAGCAGGGCCTGCCCTGCGGCACCGAGTTCCTGGACCTGATCTCGCCCCAGTACATCGCCGACCTGGTGTCCTGGGGGGCTATCGGCGCCCGCACCACGGAATCCCAGTCCCATCGCCAGCTGGCCTCGGGCCTGTCCTGTCCCGTGGGCTTCAAGAACGGCACCGATGGCAACATCCGTATCGCCGTGGATGCCATCAAGGCCGCCAACGCCCCCCACCACTTCGTGTCCATCACCAAGTCCGGCCATGTGGCGGTGTTCAGGACCGCCGGCAACGAGGACTGCCACGTGATCCTGCGGGGGGGCAAGAAACCCAACTTCGATGCCGAGAGCGTCAGCCAGGTATGTACCGACCTGGCCGCCGCCGGTTTGCGCCCCCAGGTGATGATCGACCTGTCCCACGCCAACTCCAGCAAGCAGTTCGAGCGCCAGATCGAGGTGGGCCAGGACGTGGCCCGGCAGATCGCTGCCGGCGACGAGCGCATCATGGGGGTGATGATCGAAAGCCACCTGAGCCCGGGGCGCCAGGACCTGGTGCCTGGAAAGCCCCTGGCCTACGGCCAGTCCATCACCGACGCCTGCATCGGCTGGGATGCCACCGAGCCTCTGCTGCGGGAACTGGCAGCGGCAGTCCAGGCGCGCAGGCTGGCGGAGCCCCGGAGAGACGAGTGA
- a CDS encoding TrpB-like pyridoxal phosphate-dependent enzyme: protein MPQTKILLDESDIPTHWYNVVADMPNKPAPPLGPDGKPVGPEALAAIFPMTLIEQEVSAERWIPIPEPVREAYRMYRPSPLFRAHKLEAALGTPAKIYYKYEGVSPAGSHKVNTSIAQAYYNAQAGIKRLATETGAGQWGCSLALAGQMFGIDVRVYMVKVSYNQKPYRRSMMQTWGAEVFASPTPNTVSGRKILELDPESNGSLGIAISEAVEEAANRPDTNYALGSVLNHVCHHQTVIGLEAKKQFEKVGDYPDMVFACCGGGSNFAGTAFPFLADKAAGDAKARNTRLVAAEPTSCPTLTKGHYAYDFGDAVGLTPLMLMYTLGHDFMPPGIHAGGLRYHGDSPLVSQLYHEKLIEAVAVPQVATFEAGVAFARAEGIIPAPESCHAIRACMDEALRCKETGEPRTLFFNLSGHGHFDMSSYDRYFSGQLEDYAYPEHEIEAALHRLPKVAA from the coding sequence ATGCCCCAGACCAAGATCCTGCTGGACGAGAGCGACATCCCCACCCATTGGTACAACGTGGTGGCGGACATGCCCAACAAGCCGGCGCCTCCCCTGGGGCCGGACGGCAAGCCCGTGGGCCCGGAGGCCCTGGCGGCAATCTTCCCCATGACCTTGATCGAGCAGGAAGTCTCCGCCGAGCGCTGGATTCCCATTCCCGAGCCGGTGCGGGAGGCCTACCGCATGTACCGGCCCAGCCCCCTGTTCCGCGCCCACAAGCTGGAAGCGGCCCTGGGCACCCCGGCGAAGATCTATTACAAGTACGAGGGTGTCTCACCGGCCGGCTCCCACAAGGTCAACACCTCCATCGCCCAGGCCTATTACAACGCCCAGGCGGGCATCAAGCGCCTGGCCACCGAGACCGGCGCTGGCCAGTGGGGCTGTTCCCTGGCCCTGGCCGGGCAGATGTTCGGCATCGACGTGCGCGTCTACATGGTGAAGGTGTCCTACAACCAGAAGCCCTACCGCCGCTCCATGATGCAGACCTGGGGCGCCGAGGTGTTCGCCAGCCCCACACCCAACACCGTGTCCGGCCGCAAGATCCTGGAACTGGACCCGGAATCCAACGGCAGCCTGGGCATTGCCATCTCCGAGGCCGTGGAAGAGGCCGCCAATCGGCCCGACACCAACTACGCCCTGGGGTCCGTGCTGAACCACGTCTGCCACCACCAGACCGTCATCGGCCTGGAAGCCAAGAAGCAGTTCGAGAAGGTCGGCGACTACCCGGACATGGTGTTCGCCTGTTGCGGCGGTGGCTCCAACTTCGCCGGCACGGCCTTCCCCTTCCTGGCGGACAAGGCGGCGGGGGATGCCAAGGCCCGGAACACGCGCCTGGTGGCGGCGGAGCCTACCTCCTGCCCCACCCTCACCAAGGGCCACTATGCTTATGACTTCGGCGACGCGGTGGGCCTGACCCCCCTGATGCTCATGTACACCCTGGGCCACGACTTCATGCCCCCGGGCATCCATGCCGGCGGCCTGCGCTACCACGGCGACTCGCCCCTGGTGTCCCAGCTCTACCACGAGAAGCTGATCGAGGCGGTGGCCGTGCCCCAGGTGGCCACCTTCGAGGCCGGCGTGGCCTTCGCCCGGGCCGAGGGCATCATTCCCGCGCCGGAGTCCTGCCACGCCATCCGCGCCTGCATGGACGAGGCCCTGCGCTGCAAGGAAACCGGCGAGCCCAGGACCCTGTTCTTCAACCTCTCCGGCCATGGCCACTTCGACATGTCCTCCTACGACCGCTATTTCTCCGGCCAGCTGGAGGATTACGCCTATCCGGAACACGAGATCGAGGCGGCCCTGCATCGCCTGCCGAAGGTGGCTGCCTGA
- a CDS encoding NUDIX hydrolase produces MKADLTEHTLDSRDEYRGRLLHVKKDRVRLPDGAESTREYIVHPGAAVIIPVFENGDILLERQHRYPLRRDFIELPAGKFDPDETELACARRELQEETGYLAQSWSELPTFYPCIGYANERLVYFLAEGLEYSGENMDEDEFLEILRVPLPEAIAMIGDGRIDEAKTVMGLLWYERFALTALKP; encoded by the coding sequence ATGAAAGCCGACCTCACAGAACACACCCTGGACTCCCGCGACGAATACCGGGGCCGCCTGCTGCACGTGAAGAAAGACCGGGTGCGCCTGCCGGACGGCGCCGAATCCACCCGGGAATACATCGTCCACCCCGGCGCGGCGGTGATCATCCCGGTGTTCGAGAACGGCGACATCCTGCTGGAGCGCCAGCACCGCTATCCCCTGCGGCGGGACTTCATCGAACTGCCCGCCGGCAAGTTCGACCCGGACGAAACCGAACTGGCCTGCGCCCGGCGGGAACTCCAGGAGGAAACGGGCTACCTGGCCCAAAGCTGGTCGGAGCTGCCCACCTTCTACCCCTGCATCGGCTACGCCAACGAGCGCCTGGTTTATTTCCTGGCGGAGGGCCTGGAATACAGCGGCGAGAACATGGACGAGGACGAATTCCTGGAGATCCTGCGGGTGCCCCTCCCGGAGGCCATCGCCATGATCGGCGACGGCCGCATCGACGAGGCCAAGACCGTGATGGGCCTGCTGTGGTACGAGCGCTTCGCCCTGACAGCACTCAAACCTTGA
- a CDS encoding HAMP domain-containing protein: protein MLKPIIALLNRLSFSGKFLLTVGIALIPILYLLAMAIPNLIQAYAIADREVKGISFLQTMQPALIATQKHRGLSNAWLSGDAAAEPKVRKAAADMQAALVALNARAAENVNAFGEAEGIKTIGEQWSPLAAQGADTPAPQSFATHTKLVDHILDLAQDMAFRSGLTLDPEADSFYLQDSIVNQAWPLIELLGKTRGKTAGILARKAITPDEKAQVTALTAQIRVYAKNLANNLAYAMEVNPSLRERLAPLSEAMQEEVRRGVELTMSEAVAEGFTLPSTEYFAAATRPIDAAIQFTDVATKALTHILEGRKQSNREHMVFSIALTLVMLGLTGYIVLGMHAGILQAVGEVNLTSTALAAGDLSRPARVASRDELGRIATDVNRAREALAQLIQSAKDAADQVDIASHEVAAGSNLIAQATTRQSEAISSAAASVEELTVSVSHTADQTQDANATADEAGRMSDQGQSVANEASREMIVIAQAVRDAARQIEGLNVRADEISGIVQVIKDIADQTNLLALNAAIEAARAGEQGRGFAVVADEVRKLAERTSGATTQITGMISAIQQETRQAVTNMDASSQRAEVGERSVGETARVLTDIHGAAELVREKVDEIASASREQRIASTEIAQNVERIAQMVEENSASSEQVSTTAAHLGDLAARLKSELDQFKV from the coding sequence ATGCTGAAGCCCATCATCGCCCTGCTAAACCGCCTGAGTTTTTCCGGGAAATTTCTGTTGACGGTGGGAATAGCCCTGATCCCCATCCTCTATCTCCTGGCCATGGCCATTCCCAACCTGATCCAGGCCTATGCCATCGCTGACCGGGAGGTGAAGGGCATCAGCTTCCTGCAGACCATGCAGCCCGCCCTCATCGCCACCCAGAAACACCGGGGGCTGTCCAATGCCTGGCTGTCCGGCGATGCCGCCGCGGAACCCAAGGTGCGCAAGGCGGCGGCGGACATGCAGGCGGCCCTGGTGGCGTTGAACGCCCGCGCCGCGGAGAATGTCAATGCCTTCGGCGAGGCGGAGGGCATCAAGACCATCGGCGAGCAATGGTCGCCCCTGGCGGCCCAGGGGGCGGATACGCCGGCGCCCCAGAGCTTCGCCACCCACACGAAGCTGGTGGACCACATCCTCGACCTGGCCCAGGACATGGCCTTCCGTTCCGGCCTGACCCTGGACCCGGAGGCGGACAGCTTTTATCTCCAGGACAGCATCGTCAACCAGGCCTGGCCCCTGATCGAGCTGCTGGGCAAGACCCGGGGCAAGACCGCCGGCATCCTGGCGCGCAAGGCCATCACCCCGGACGAGAAGGCCCAGGTGACTGCTCTCACGGCCCAGATCCGGGTGTATGCGAAAAACCTGGCCAACAACCTGGCCTATGCCATGGAGGTCAACCCCAGCCTGCGGGAGCGCCTGGCGCCTTTGAGCGAGGCCATGCAGGAAGAGGTGCGGCGCGGCGTGGAACTGACCATGAGCGAGGCGGTGGCGGAAGGCTTTACCCTGCCCAGCACCGAATATTTCGCCGCCGCCACCCGGCCCATCGACGCGGCCATCCAGTTTACTGACGTCGCCACAAAAGCCCTCACCCACATTCTGGAAGGGCGCAAGCAGTCCAACCGCGAGCACATGGTGTTCAGCATCGCCCTCACCCTGGTCATGCTGGGCCTCACGGGCTACATCGTCTTGGGCATGCACGCGGGTATCCTCCAGGCCGTGGGGGAGGTGAACCTCACCTCCACCGCCCTGGCCGCCGGCGATTTGAGCCGCCCCGCCCGGGTGGCCAGCCGGGATGAGCTGGGGCGTATCGCCACCGACGTGAACCGGGCCCGGGAGGCCCTGGCCCAACTGATCCAGAGCGCCAAGGACGCGGCCGACCAGGTGGACATCGCCTCCCATGAGGTGGCCGCCGGCTCCAATCTCATCGCCCAGGCCACCACCCGGCAAAGCGAGGCGATTTCCTCGGCGGCAGCTTCGGTGGAGGAACTGACCGTATCCGTGTCCCACACCGCGGACCAGACCCAGGACGCCAACGCCACCGCCGATGAGGCGGGACGCATGTCCGACCAGGGCCAGAGCGTGGCCAACGAGGCCAGCCGGGAAATGATCGTCATCGCCCAGGCGGTGCGGGACGCGGCCCGGCAGATCGAGGGCCTCAACGTCCGCGCCGACGAGATCAGCGGCATCGTCCAGGTGATCAAGGACATCGCCGACCAGACCAACCTGCTGGCCCTGAATGCCGCCATCGAGGCGGCCCGGGCCGGGGAGCAGGGCCGGGGCTTCGCCGTGGTGGCGGACGAGGTGCGCAAGCTGGCGGAGCGCACCTCCGGCGCCACCACCCAGATCACCGGCATGATCAGCGCCATCCAGCAGGAGACCCGCCAGGCGGTCACCAACATGGATGCCAGCAGCCAGCGGGCCGAGGTGGGGGAGCGCAGCGTGGGCGAGACCGCCCGGGTGCTTACCGATATCCATGGCGCGGCGGAACTGGTGCGGGAAAAGGTGGACGAGATCGCCAGCGCCTCCAGGGAACAGCGCATCGCCAGCACGGAGATCGCCCAGAACGTGGAACGCATCGCCCAGATGGTGGAGGAAAACAGCGCTTCCTCCGAGCAGGTGTCCACCACCGCCGCCCACCTGGGGGACCTGGCGGCGCGCCTCAAGTCGGAGCTGGATCAGTTCAAGGTTTGA
- a CDS encoding nucleotide pyrophosphohydrolase, producing the protein MPISTLEDLSAAVRQFGRERDWHQYHDPKNLTAALIVEAAELLEPFQWLTPEQSLQLPEPKREAVRQEMADVLIYLVSLANCLDIDLLQAAEDKLAINARKYPVEKAKGSCAKSHEL; encoded by the coding sequence ATGCCGATCAGCACCCTCGAAGATCTTTCCGCCGCCGTGCGGCAATTCGGCCGCGAGCGGGACTGGCACCAGTATCACGACCCCAAGAACCTCACCGCCGCCCTCATCGTGGAAGCGGCGGAACTGCTGGAACCCTTCCAGTGGCTCACCCCGGAGCAAAGCCTTCAACTGCCGGAGCCCAAGCGGGAGGCCGTGCGCCAGGAAATGGCGGACGTGCTCATCTACCTGGTGAGCCTGGCCAACTGCCTGGACATCGATCTCCTCCAGGCCGCCGAGGACAAGCTGGCCATCAATGCGCGCAAGTACCCCGTGGAGAAGGCCAAGGGTTCCTGCGCGAAGTCCCACGAACTCTGA
- a CDS encoding NAD(P)H-dependent oxidoreductase subunit E, producing the protein MSDPKPYYRHHLFFCLNQREDGGACCADHNAEALFEHAKKKAKKLGLHGKGGDCRVNRAGCMDRCDQGPVCVVYPDATWYTYVDEADIDEILESHLRDGKVVERLKI; encoded by the coding sequence ATGAGCGACCCAAAGCCCTACTACCGCCACCACCTGTTCTTCTGCCTGAACCAGCGGGAGGACGGCGGCGCCTGCTGCGCCGACCACAACGCCGAGGCCCTGTTCGAACACGCCAAGAAGAAGGCCAAGAAGCTCGGCCTGCACGGCAAGGGGGGCGACTGCCGGGTGAACCGGGCCGGCTGCATGGACCGCTGCGACCAGGGCCCCGTGTGCGTGGTCTACCCGGACGCCACCTGGTACACCTACGTGGACGAGGCGGACATCGACGAGATCCTGGAGTCCCACCTGCGGGACGGCAAGGTGGTGGAGCGGCTGAAGATCTAG
- a CDS encoding alpha/beta hydrolase, with translation MKRHKLRIKLPVGRIETVIEDPEEGRRGLALIAHPHPLHGGSLDNKVAWTLARAAVNRGLVAIRPNFRGVGESEGTFDHGIGETEDLLGLAASIAPHYPGLPWTLLGFSFGAYVQHRVAAELNAERLIMVGPAVTMYDFAGPAISAHIIHGVEDELIPIAAVRKYAHAHGIPLHEIEGAGHFFHGRLKPLQALVESLCR, from the coding sequence ATGAAACGCCACAAGCTGCGCATCAAGCTCCCGGTCGGCAGGATCGAGACCGTCATCGAGGACCCGGAGGAAGGCCGCCGGGGACTGGCCCTCATCGCCCATCCTCACCCCCTCCATGGCGGCAGCCTGGACAACAAGGTGGCCTGGACCCTGGCCAGGGCCGCGGTGAACCGGGGCCTGGTGGCTATCCGCCCCAACTTCCGCGGCGTGGGGGAGAGCGAGGGAACCTTTGACCACGGCATCGGCGAGACCGAGGACCTGCTGGGCCTGGCCGCCAGCATCGCCCCCCACTACCCTGGCTTGCCCTGGACCCTTCTGGGCTTCTCCTTCGGCGCTTACGTGCAACATCGGGTCGCGGCGGAATTGAATGCCGAGCGCCTCATCATGGTGGGCCCGGCGGTCACCATGTACGACTTCGCCGGCCCCGCCATCTCCGCCCACATCATCCACGGCGTGGAGGACGAGCTGATCCCCATCGCCGCCGTCAGGAAATATGCCCATGCCCACGGCATCCCCTTGCACGAGATCGAGGGGGCGGGGCATTTCTTCCACGGCAGGCTGAAGCCCCTCCAGGCCCTGGTTGAAAGCCTGTGCCGTTAG
- a CDS encoding ATP-binding cassette domain-containing protein — MPLAPLSIRRLTKRYGATAVVDGLDLELAPGRCHGLLGPNGAGKTTTLRLSLGLVGADAGDIHLMGHPMPAEGAAARRRVGVVPQADSLDPDFTVRENLLTYGRYFGLKRAEMAARIPALLAFAGLEAKADAPIANLSGGMKRRLTLARALINDPELVFLDEPTTGLDPQARHLIWQGLRRLIAQGKTLLLTTHFMEEAERLCDVISVMDQGRIIAQGTPRELIATHIEPHVVEVFGEGLLEWNTCASRFCRRCETAGETLFCYTDDPQAVVADLEGDTARAAGLRYLHRPANLEDVFLKLTGRDLRD; from the coding sequence GTGCCGTTAGCCCCCCTCTCCATCCGCCGCCTCACCAAGCGCTACGGCGCCACCGCCGTGGTGGACGGCCTGGACCTGGAACTGGCCCCCGGCCGCTGCCACGGCCTGCTGGGCCCCAACGGCGCCGGCAAGACCACCACCCTGCGCCTGTCCCTGGGCCTCGTCGGCGCGGACGCGGGCGACATCCATCTCATGGGCCACCCCATGCCGGCGGAGGGCGCCGCCGCCCGGCGGCGTGTAGGGGTGGTGCCCCAGGCCGACAGCCTGGACCCGGACTTCACCGTGCGGGAGAACCTGCTCACCTACGGCCGCTACTTCGGCCTGAAACGGGCCGAGATGGCCGCCCGCATCCCCGCCCTCCTGGCCTTCGCCGGCCTGGAGGCCAAGGCCGACGCCCCCATCGCCAACCTGTCCGGCGGCATGAAGCGCCGCCTCACCCTGGCCCGGGCCCTCATCAACGACCCGGAGCTCGTCTTCCTGGACGAGCCCACCACCGGCCTGGACCCCCAGGCCCGGCACCTCATCTGGCAGGGCCTGCGCCGGCTCATCGCCCAGGGCAAGACCCTGCTGCTCACCACCCACTTCATGGAGGAGGCGGAGCGCCTGTGCGACGTCATCAGCGTCATGGACCAGGGGCGCATCATCGCCCAGGGCACGCCCCGGGAACTCATCGCCACCCACATCGAACCCCACGTGGTGGAGGTCTTCGGCGAGGGCCTGCTGGAATGGAACACATGCGCCTCCCGCTTCTGCCGCCGCTGCGAGACCGCGGGGGAAACCCTGTTCTGCTACACGGACGACCCCCAGGCCGTGGTGGCGGACCTGGAAGGCGACACCGCCCGGGCCGCCGGCCTGCGCTACCTGCATCGGCCCGCCAACCTGGAAGACGTGTTCCTCAAGCTCACCGGGAGGGATTTGCGTGACTGA